A window of Solanum stenotomum isolate F172 chromosome 9, ASM1918654v1, whole genome shotgun sequence genomic DNA:
AAACTCTTCTGGAATAGGAAAAATAAGGAAATTAGGGATTGCACTTAATACAGTTGGTCAATTTTGAGGATATTCCTCTAAGCTGAATGCATAACAACTTTTAAACCATGTCTATACAATAATTAGTGGAATAACTTCTGTTCAGTGGATACTAATGCTTTGCATTACTTGAATTTTAAGTTAGATGAGGTGGTATTTCTCTCTTTAGTGGCATGGCTGTTGTGGCAATAGGAGGATtgaaaaggaattaaaaaataaccagATTTGTTGTCCGTTCAGTATCTTGTATAGTCCActatacatgatttttttctgCATAAGTCACTTGTATCACTTAATATGCTTCCTCTGATGGTGGTTAGTAATTTTTACAGAAAGGTGAATGTATAAAGCAAATAGGTTTATCAAAAATtcataacactttttttttaagatttagATGGACGAAGGAGCAATGGTGGACAAGCAGTTCAAGTTGGTGCAATGAGATTTCGACCCAATCTTGTAGCATCTGGTGGTGAACCATATGCAGAAGATGGATGGAACAATCTAAATATTGGAGGCAAATATTTTATGGTGAGTTCTAGCTCCTACAAAATCAAGATTTGGAAACATGAAGTGACTATAGATTCTGTCCTAAAATTGTAGACGAGTATTCTTGTATTCTGCAAGTCAGCAGAGGTGCTAAAAGTTCCTCATGTTGTGTTCACACTGATATTGTTAAATGCAGTCATTGGGTGGTTGCAATCGTTGCCAGATGATCAATATAAATCCAGAGGCTGGGGAAGTGCAGAGGTTTAGTGAGCCTTTGGCAACTTTAGCAGGTTACAGGAGAGCAAAGGTTAGAACCCAcctaaaaatgaagaaaacccAAAATAAATGCAGTTTGTTTACTTAATTAATTGCTTCTTACCATAATTCCCTTGCAAACAGGGGAGAATAATGTTTGGCATACTGCTAAGATATGAGAATAATACGAAAACCGAGTCAGATACATGGATTCGTGTAGGAGAAGAAATAGTTCCAAATGGAGATAGGCATTGATTGTTTTTCGTGGAAGTCCCTATTTGAGACTTGTAAGTAGTCACAACAGAGGTGATACAAGTGTTCAATATTGTGAAGCAGCGCAAGAAATACTTGCTCTAGTCAGGTCAATACATCAAACTGTACTTTGTTGTTTGTTCTGTGTATAAAAATGAGTATGTTCTTCTAAAAGAACTCGCTGAGATCTTCATTCTTTGTAACCATTGCAATTATATAAGCTAATAAATAATTGTAATATTTATGTTCTTAGGGGCTGCGTACAGTTTTATGTGCGGGATATGTAAGTTTTTAGTTTGTGTAGTGACTTGGTGTGCAAGTGCAACCCATGGATGTTGTAATTTGCCAATATTGGCTAATGTATCAATAACATGCATATCCGCTATAACTCATGGCATTCCTTGATATATGAATTTCATGATGCAAAAATCCTCAGGACTTTGCCATGATCTTATCAATAGTGCTTTCTCGAGAGTTGAGACACGCTTTCATCGTGTCCACCAAACCGGTTGGAAAAGATAGTGGTTTGGCATGAACGTTGAAAGCTTTATTCCTTTCAACTATGAAGGTTAATTATGAATGTACATGTTAATACTTAGCAATTTTGTCAATGATATTGGTGGTAATACATTAAGTGGAagaatatttttgtcattttgtgTTGTGTCTTAAGTATTTGGTATAGTTTTCACTCTTCACAAAGGAACAAAGACTCCATAGCTCAAATTTCAGAACTAAAAGATATACTCCActatatatcaattattatgtCTTGACTAAAGACTTTGACCTTTTCTTTAGTTTCTTATTCctttaattgtgtttttttgCGTCTCAGTTTATATTCAATTTCGTAGATGTTTGACTTTCAGGCTGCTGCTAAATTCCAGGAAGAGTCTTCACACCAGACTTTTGGTACTAACTTTTCTCTGATTGAATATATATGACAAATTTGATTTTGGTTGGAAGTTGGAACCATTCATTTCCTTCTTCTAATATGGACTACCCATTCTGCAATTACTAAGTAGCTTTGGTTCAGATTgtgtatttgttttaaaatatttattacataCAAATTTATCAGAATATAATAGTAACTTAAATGGattcttcaaatttaattaaacaaCGCTTTATCTTTTGAATTTGACAACTCCTTTGGTCCAAACTAGAACAAGCagagtaaaaaatatatagagatATTATCAATAGTAGAAAAAGCTATAGTAGCTAGCACGAAGTCAAAAGGTTGATGGGAAGTCGTCCACCTTCGAAATTTGTCCACGCAAGAACTAAAGCAATTAGTAATAGTGCAAgttgatttttcatgaaaaagaaataagggGGTGTTTGGTATGAtctatgaaaaatatttgttaggaaaataaattgtttttataaGGGTGGTGTCTGGACCACTTCACCTTGACTAATTCTATGAAATACATGCTACCTCTAACTATCAACATGTATCAAGTAACTTTGTCCATCAAGATATAAATATAGGGGAAGAATTAGTTTATGATATttacataaaatacaaaaagaaatattaagtTTTAAgaacattatttatatataatttaggcAAACACCGATAAGATGGAGATGGGAAGGGAGTGTGGATCAGGGTGGGAGGCCGAAGGTCCGGGGGATCAGGTGGTGCAGGGTGGGGGTTGGGGGAGTCAGTACTGGAGGTTGGGGGGAGGAGAGGGACAATCAATACTACTTATGAAACTTATTTTTCTCGATAGaagtcattttcttgattttttaaaaggaTTTGTTTTGACTtactaaacataaaaaaaaaaaaaagaaaaaaaaaaataaaatagaaaagcATTTTGATAGCAAACACACCCTAAAGGTTGAAGGCTTCATTGGTTGAAAAGGTAAAAACGGCCGGCAGTTTTAGTGGTTAAAGATTACAAGCAGAGTAGTCCATAATGGACTTGTTCCAGTAGTActcaattataataaatataatattccTTTCATAAACCTTAAATTTTGGCTGGTCAAAATTgacacacatatatatgtatctttgccGGTTTGGTCTTCCACTTTTGTCAAAAAATctccatttaattttatatgcatTCTATGACTTGGTTTCAACTAATTTCATAAACTCATTTATTGAAATTCATGTGTTAATTAATATTTGTGGATTATGATTGCTTCTAGAGTTTGATtacaaaataactaaaataaactttattatgtttcatattccaaattcatattcttttttctttccctttgtGCAGAatcaatatgttttttttcggttcaacatatatataactaaaggaaataaaaaataaattacctaCTATCATGATACACAAGCATTTACATTAATTGTTATTACTCAGAATTGAAATCAAAGTGATTATGACTACGTATTAATAATCTCTATATTAACTAGCACAGTAAAATGATATCATGATAAGACAAGCAATAAAGCTTAATTAGTCAAATGAATTGGTTGAGGAGTGTAAACCTTTTTCTAACTAGCTATACTAGTTGAAGAAATAGAAAGTGGGATATAGACTTTGTTATATGGTGACTATATATCTTTAGCAATGTAGAGTAGTAAATATTTTCTCCCAACTAAGAATTCAACGTCACCAATAGTACCAATCAGCTAATTAGACTTTGTTATATGATGActattacttattattttttattttgtgtatatatttttatattttgattttgcgATGCCACTGAATTGAGTGTGCTTCTAGGTGGGGAAGGAATTTGGGCACCTATATTCTAAGTCGTACCATAGTGATAAAATATAATGATGACAAGCCCAAATATAAGACTGAAGACTTGTTccaatataatttgaattttgagtgGATAGTATCATTTGGTCcctcaaacaaaaaattaaagtcAATACAAATCATGACTTGACCCAAGTCTAGTCGAGGTTCTTGATTTAATAGTATTCCAcatcactttcttcttctttatataTAAATGTCAAAGCTAACTACTCATCAAGCAAGAACAAGAATAAGCTAAGATATATCAATCTGATCAAGTTATAATATAgttaagaagaaaatattatggAAGTGAAAAGTAAAATGAGCACAAGCAAATATTAcacaagagaagaagaagaagaggaggatcAGGCTGAGATGGCACTTCCAGGATTCAGATTTCATCCAACAGATGAAGAGCTAGTAGGGTTTTATCTAAGGAGGAAAGTTGAGAAAAGGCCGCCTATCAATATTGAACTCATCAAACAGATTGATATCTACAAATATGAACCTTGGGATCTTCcaagtatgtatatataaatatatctacTTACTTAAATCTcttatatctatatatctacCTACATGTAAGTAGGATTTCAGAATTTTGAGTGTATGTGTGCATGCTCTAGGCGCTCCAGCTAGCTAGCTAGCTAGCGTGCACTCTAgatatatctttaatttgatgtgtgtgtgttttaaattaattttgggTGCATGCATGCAGAGTCAAGCAACATGGGAGAAAAGGAATGGTACTTCTTTTgcaaaagagggagaaaatatAGAAACAGTGTTAGACCAAATAGGGTGACTGGTTGTGGATTTTGGAAGGCTACTGGTATTGATAAACCTATTTATAATTCTACTGGATGCATTGGGTTGAAGAAGTCATTGGTTTATTATCGAGGGAGTGCTGGAAAAGGAACAAAAACAGATTGGATGATGCATGAGTTTCGACTTCCTTCTGAAAATGACAAATCTACTAAACACATTGAAGCTAAAACCATTGCTCAAGAAGCTGTAAGTAAGCTACATATCGTAACCATGTACTCAGtactttttattatatatgttatGTCTCACACAATAATTAATCGTTTGCAGGAAGTTTGGACTCTATGTAGAATCATTAAGCGAAAGAAGTCATGTGTAGCTGCAGAATGGAGAatagcagcagcagcagcagcaacaaAGAGAAACCCAGTAGTTGACTCAGAAACATGCAGTGCGGATTCTTCAGATTATATAATAAGCTTTGGTACTGCTCCAACTGTGAAGCATCATGATACTGTTCATCAAGACATGATGACATCATCaacaaataatagtaataacCAACAGCTGCTACGGAGCTCATCATCAATACTGTGTACTACTCAACAACCTTCATCAGACATGAACTTCGAGTTGTTGTTCAAGAAAAATGTAGATTATTGGGATGAACTTACATCTATTTTAGACCTCGATCGTTATTGATCGTTTCTTCCAtccatctcatatatatatgcaacatacatacatatatatataggtacCTTGATTCTGGTGTATATGAATCTGTACACTCAAATAACAATATGAATGATATGCAACTTCATCGAGTTATACTAGTTTGCCAAATATGGCTACTTTTCGATTAGTTTAGAAGaattaacataataaaacaGCAAACCCACATAACCAATCGGATATTTGTGTAAAAATTCGTTGATTTACACATGTATATGGTCATTCTTAAAGTTACCAAAGTTCAAAAATAGAGTTAATTTGGATGGTCATCCAATTTATAGAAATGAGTTATGAATAAAGTCATTTTTGTTTGTTGGATGTCAATAAAATAGGTCATGTATTTTATCAATTATTATCCCACAAAATAACtcttaaatgaaaatatttgaaaatgacatcaattatttctaaaattatgcatatatatatatattagattctttaaatttatagtAATCTTTAGTCCAAATAATTTTCTTGCATAAGggaatattaaatttgataggTAATGGAATAAGACAtcttttttcctcaaaattagttgatgacaaaattaaacaaatcaTCTAATTTATTAAATAGTCGACCTTATTTGCATttctttgtttaaaaaaaaaaacattttgattttttcttctttttcttttatgtatatttCCTTTCCTTCTGGATCGTGGATTTGGTTGAGGTGCAAAGGTGAGAAAATGAGGTGGCAGCATCTTAGTGGTTAAAGACACGGTAAGTGGGCCCAAAAGCCGCTTTTTAAGATTTTTAAACAGCTGATGTTAGCTGGATGACCTTTGAGGATAAGTAGCAAACAACAAAGAACAAACACCTTCGTTTTCTCTCAAATCAATCCCTTCGAAAATGGAGAAATTTGTCACTCTAAATGCTTCAAATTTGAGCTCCGGTTCCCTTTTACCAATTGGGTTTTCTTCGCCTTGCCGTAAATCTGCAGTTTCAGTTCAACGCCGGCGAGTCCACGTTACCAGGGCTTCCATTGCTGTAGAACAGCAAGCTCAAACTAAGGTCGCCGTCATCAGAGTTGGAACACGAGGAAGGTACTGTCAATTCTTTACCCAATCCATTTGTACAAAATGCCTAATTGGGTTTATCTGAGCTTGAAGTTACAGTCTTTCAACTGAAATAGTGGATGTGCGGGTTTTACCAACTAAAATTGGTGTTTAGTCTTATGCCTTGATAAATGATTCGAGATTAAATAATTAATGCTTTAGTCTTATGTTTTTCTCTTGATATAGTGTATTTAAAGTAcaatgaacaagtaaaagtgaacagagggagtaattttCAGTGGCATTGAGGGTGTAATTAACCATATTGTTCACTGAGGTGTCATTTAGTTCAATAGTCTCAGCACATTTAGTAATCAGAAATGAAAAATGCGAGGGTAATGGCCCCATAGTTGGACAGAATCTAGATTTAACTTTATTCTCTCatatcctccaaaagtagtgtatttttgaaggatctggCACACACCCGTAGGCATTTTTGAAGAGTAGATATATAATCCTACTGACCTTTGCTGCCCTGTAATGTAATGATGATAGTTGGACATATTTCGGATTAGCTTTATCCCAATTTGTTTCCACATTAGTTAATGGTCATGTTTATGCTTTTATTGATAATGTGTTGTATTTTAGTTATGATGTGTGCTAGTGTTAGTCAAAATGTAAGCTTTATAAGGGGATCTGGCATTATGGGGAAAACAAAAATACAACTTTGTATGCTTGACTCCTCTTTGTGCTTGCCTGTTAGAAATTGACTAATGTTAGCAGTAGATATACCCTTTTTTTCTCCTTGCATTTTCCCCCTGGCATATATTTTCTAGCCAATCTATATTCTTTTTGATGAATAAAAATCTCTTGTGCATACTTCCCTTATTCCATGAACATATTTGGTAACAACCATGTAATGTGTACGGGATGAGTTTCAACATCGATTTGGATTAACTCTTCATTCTTTCTCCTTTTTGCGTGTGTGGGTGGGATGATAGAAACTGActgatatatcttttttttttgataaagataATGTTGAAAAACTGACTGATATATCTATGAAGTGCTTTTGCTAAAACTCTTCTCTTATGGATTACATATGCAATTACTTGTGTAGGACAGCCCCCTAGCTCTTGCCCAAGCTTATGAGACTCGAGCAAAGCTAATAGCCTCATATCCTGACCTGGCTGAAGAGGGAGCCATTGagatagtaataataaaaaccACAGGTGATAAGATATTAAGTCAGCCTCTTGCAGATATTGGTGGAAAAGGGTTGTTCACAAAAGAAATAGATGAAGCCCTCATCAATGGCGATATTGATATTGCTGTCCACTCAATGAAAGATGTGCCCACATATCTGCCAGAGAAGACAATCTTACCGTGCAACCTTCCACGTGAAGATGTGAGGGATGCATTCATTTCTTTAACTGCAGGTTCCCTGGCTGAACTTCCATCAGGAAGCACAATTGGTACTGCTTCACTGAGGAGAAAGTCCCAGATTCTCCACCGCTATCCCTCACTCAATGTAAGTCTATTACATATCACATCATAGTCTCTGAAGAAGACCTACCAATCTCTGAGTGTGTGTTGATATCAGAAACAAAGTGAACTAAGAGTCTCCGTAAAATTTTCCATCAAGCTGCAACCATAATTTATTTGAGTCGCTTCATGTATTGCGTTGGTGCATATATGCCTTCTATGAAGGTAAAAACTAGAAAGTTAAATAGGTTACTTATGCTATTACTTGGAGCTAGATTGTTTGCAACAATTAGAAATATGTTGACAcgagaaataataaaagaaattatgtgTGCTCAAAAAGATGGGTAGGATGACCAATGAGTGAAGAAAGAGTAAATTGAGGATTGTTTGTTACTTGTTCTGATATGTTACATAGCTTGGTATGCTCCAGGGGCagtaattgttttcttaataagcCAAATGTGAAGCTCAAGTTTTCTATATCTGAATATCTTTTAGATGAAGCAAAATTTGTGGTAAAAATTTTTATGGTGGTTACTTCTGTCCTGAATTTTCTTATTTAGCTCAGTTCTGCCAATCTAACAACTTTTCCTCTTTACTTTTACTTAGTTTGACAAGTCATGCTAATTATTTTATGTGAATTTTGTTTATAGGTGTTGGAGAATTTCAGAGGCAATGTTCAGACAAGGTTGAAGAAGCTGAATGAGGGGGTAGTTCAAGCTACATTATTGGCACTGGCAGGGCTTAAGCGTCTGAATATGACAGAAAATGTATCATCGATCCTTTCTATAGAGGATATGCTACCAGCTGTTGCTCAAGGGGCCATTGGTATTGCCTGCAGAAGTGATGATGAGACAATGGTATTTAGCACTCTTCTCTGTTATTACAAAAACATTTCCTGCTCTACCATTGTTCATTTCTCCTTTTTTGAGGGCTTTATTTCGCTCATAGTTATCGGATGCAATTATAGGCCAATTACATTGCCGCGTTAAATCATGAAGAAACCAGATTAGCAATAGTTTGTGAGAGAGCATTTTTGACGACTTTGGATGGGTCTTGTCGCACCCCAATTGCTGGCTATGCCTGTCGAGGTGAAGATGGAGATTGTATTTTCAAAGGATTGGTTGCCTCTCCAGATGGAACTCGAGGTAAACGTTACTCCTTAGTTACAGAATTCTGAGGGATGTGTGAGTTACGTATTCTTTATGTTTATTGATGTATAATCTTGTCTCCCATAATTTCAGTTATTGAAACCTCTAGAAAGGGACCCTATACATCTGAAGACATGATACGGATGGGTGAAGATGCTGGCCAGGAACTACTCTCCAAAGCAGGTCCAGGATTTTTTGGCAACTAAGTAAAGCTTATGCTCTTATGGTCGACCTCTGCCTATGAATCTGATGTATCGAATAACAGGGATAGAGATTGGAATTTTATATTTCACCCCTACGATAGGATTGAGTCCACTTATCATTGTAACTGTACCGGCAATAGAATTTGAATACTTTGTATAATAGTGTAGCATTTCCACTTCAATTTGGAGTGTTCAGCTGGTTGTTAGCCTTCAGTGTATCTGAGGAATGGTGAATGTTTGCAGATTTGTAGAAAAGTTGTACTGGCGGATTCTGTTTCATATGGATTGTTGAGTAATTTGTGCAACTGTTGTAAGCTACCCAAAGTGTAATCTATCGTTGGCTTCATTTATGCAACGGATTCGTACAAAGTGAATATTTCCTTAAAATGGACTCTAGCAATCTATCATTGGctttattttttgaaacttttgTATCACAACTAGTAATAAGACGGTTCCCTCATATGAGATCTTTAGGAAAGAGTATCAAGTTGACcctttatgaacactttgatgCACTCTCTCCCTTCAACCCTTTGGATAAAATgcagcaaaagaaaaagaaaaattcatgaactaaccCCTTCATCCACCCTGTATGAATGATGAGATGATCCCCAAAGGATGCTTCAGCATTCAGGCGCCACAAACCAATCAGAGAACCTTTGTTCAATAAGTGGAACACATTAGTTGTTTTCTTTCCATCTTGCACAATCAGGATAACGATGGCTCGCCTAGCCTTCGTTAAGAAGTGAAGTTACACCTTTAAGCCAAATAGTTGTCATAACTCTTAACTATGTTCTAAATTGAGGTTTCTTTTTATTCATTATCTTAACCATTACAacatggttaaaaaaaaaaaaaaaaacttgtttctTCCTCCCCTTATAACCATGAAGTGAAACTCTTTTTGTGGATGAAATACTTTCCATTTTTTAGTTCAACATTTATTGGAATTGACACTTTGATACACCTAATGTTTGGGAATGACATGAAAGTATCCATCTTATCCAGAATAGGACGAAAATGGGACAGAGATATTAAAGAGAGATACTTATATAGGATGAGAAGATAGAAAATTTATTTGGTGCAAGCAACAGAGTTTCCCCATACAATCCTCTTCCTATAAAACTCTTGAGCAGTATCTTCAAAAGTTTAAATAACGAACCCCATATTGAAAAATGAAAGTACACTCCTGCATTCATCCTCTTCCCTGCACTCCCTCCACCGGAATTTTGGTCTCCGGCGGTCGTACGGAAGCTAAGCTTGCTGCTAACAACAGAAAGCTTTATTCTTTAACTTTGAATTCCACTAATTATGCCCCATTTCATTATAAAGATCTGAAATTTTCCAGAAGCAGCTCTATGGATTTTTCTAGAATGGCAATTGGTTCGGTATTCCCTAAAGCTTCAAGCTTTccccctttttcttttcttgtgaaGCTACACCACTATTTGCGAATTGTTTTGGATTTTGCTGTTGTTGAAGTCATAGTTGTTGCATTTTGTTGAAGTTCAGAAGGCATTATTGTGAATTGAAcgccaattttttatttgaattttacacAAGGACCTGTTAATTAGCACCCATTATCCAcagagtttagaaggctgtgattggtccaaagggcgggtgggtcacagacggatttctcggttataaaaaaaaaagaacctgTTAATGAGCAgtctcaaattttatttttctggtTGCAAAGAATGTTTTGTTAGATTTTCCAGCTAACTCAAAGGATAATCTTGGCTTTGCTAATAGAAAGAGGAAAGAGTTAACTGCATTTCACTGTTAATACAACTTTACTGCCCCTTCCGAAGACATTGATTAAGAGAATCTGTACCCTTTGCCTTTATTTTTGTGCTGTTGGTTTAGTTGTATTAGATATGATAAAAGTCTCTGTAAAAGTGAGTGAACTTGGAAAAAGAGATAGTTTATACTCAATAAAGTGAGTTGTGACATCTTAAGGTTTTTGTATATGTCCAAACTATCTTTATATCTCTCTAAAATGTCTCACTTAATCAACACTCCACTAATTGGAGAAACAAGGGTGAATTTTTGGGAGAAAAAGCAATAaatgcttcttgtttttctagAACATCAAATATTTTAGAACAAATCCTTTGccaaaaatggaaaatatgaATGTATGATAATGTTTCTGCTTGATGCTGCACCTAACATGAATACTTTTGGTACAGAATGTAAGTGAAGATACAGATGACATGTTTGATGATCTCCTAAGAACGCATGGGAAAGTGGTATACAAAAGAAATGACCAAAAACCTGCAAGTGAGGAGATTGATGATGATGCTGAAAGCCTATCCTGTAAGTTGTTCTAAATTGttaattgaattgattttttctcATGTTGCCGAAGCTTTGAGCCTCATAGCTTATAGTTTTACTTTTCATGGTGGCATGTACCTCTTAGCTTATAGTTTTATGTTAGGAACATCGGTTGATTCTTATCTTTTAGCTGCCTTGTTTTTATGATATCGAAGAATGTGTTGACCAACTTTAATTTCATAACTCATGGAGcatctatattcttgtttttgttattttcctTTTGGGGAAAAAAGAGTATTCCCCCCTATGATTGATGTAATTGCATTAGACCTCTATGTTGTGAAAAAATAGGCTGAGAACCTTTTTAGCTTAAAAACCATCAATTTTAGTCGCTTAATCAATTCCATACATGTCTCATTTGTTGTTCCTTCAAAAATCTCATTGAAAATGTCATGAATATCCTCCATTCTTATGTGTAGAAACTCCATGCATTAAAATGTTCATGTTCTTTCATTGCCCTTCAATCTAATAGTAGTCCTACCAGAAGGTATTTcagataatattatttatatcagAACTCTGTAACATaattgtaagtttttttttacgttaatataattgttagttatattatagaatttaAGGTAGTAGAGCCCAAAGGTAATTGTAATTTGATTCACATCATTTTGCTTACTATGTCTTTGAGTTGTTTTGGTGGCATTTACTGATTATGTTGCTTACTTTTAATGTATATTAGTGGTGAAATATTTTTACCTAAACTATTTAAGCATCATCAACAAACTAcagaaaattataaaagataTAATCCAAAAAAGCACACTAGAATCTGAGAATGAATATGATGATTGACTTTAGGCAGAAATCATTGACAGTGCTATTCCCTCTATGCAGTTGCAATGGCTGTGGCTAAAGTTGCAAGTGATGTCAAGGCTGGAGATATAAAGGTTCTCTTTGTCAAGCCTCTAGTATATTGGACTCGGTTT
This region includes:
- the LOC125877680 gene encoding transcription factor JUNGBRUNNEN 1, whose protein sequence is MEVKSKMSTSKYYTREEEEEEDQAEMALPGFRFHPTDEELVGFYLRRKVEKRPPINIELIKQIDIYKYEPWDLPKSSNMGEKEWYFFCKRGRKYRNSVRPNRVTGCGFWKATGIDKPIYNSTGCIGLKKSLVYYRGSAGKGTKTDWMMHEFRLPSENDKSTKHIEAKTIAQEAEVWTLCRIIKRKKSCVAAEWRIAAAAAATKRNPVVDSETCSADSSDYIISFGTAPTVKHHDTVHQDMMTSSTNNSNNQQLLRSSSSILCTTQQPSSDMNFELLFKKNVDYWDELTSILDLDRY
- the LOC125876280 gene encoding porphobilinogen deaminase, chloroplastic, which translates into the protein MEKFVTLNASNLSSGSLLPIGFSSPCRKSAVSVQRRRVHVTRASIAVEQQAQTKVAVIRVGTRGSPLALAQAYETRAKLIASYPDLAEEGAIEIVIIKTTGDKILSQPLADIGGKGLFTKEIDEALINGDIDIAVHSMKDVPTYLPEKTILPCNLPREDVRDAFISLTAGSLAELPSGSTIGTASLRRKSQILHRYPSLNVLENFRGNVQTRLKKLNEGVVQATLLALAGLKRLNMTENVSSILSIEDMLPAVAQGAIGIACRSDDETMANYIAALNHEETRLAIVCERAFLTTLDGSCRTPIAGYACRGEDGDCIFKGLVASPDGTRVIETSRKGPYTSEDMIRMGEDAGQELLSKAGPGFFGN
- the LOC125877208 gene encoding protein Iojap, chloroplastic produces the protein MKVHSCIHPLPCTPSTGILVSGGRTEAKLAANNRKLYSLTLNSTNYAPFHYKDLKFSRSSSMDFSRMAIGSNVSEDTDDMFDDLLRTHGKVVYKRNDQKPASEEIDDDAESLSFAMAVAKVASDVKAGDIKVLFVKPLVYWTRFFIIATAFSRPQIDAIGTRVRDMAEEQYGRVASGDSKPNSWTLLDFGDVVVHLFLPPQREYYNLEEFYGNAASIELPFENQQQLRGPTGY